In Streptomyces sp. NBC_00433, a single genomic region encodes these proteins:
- a CDS encoding ATP-binding protein, translating to MTASTLPCNPEELRSLFLFEHLTPEQLGRLCGSGRIEAVEAGPVYAEGEAAACFYVLLEGTVVTSRRVGTDDIEVNRTSQRGVYAGAFQAYLGDQVPQLYTNSLRVTEPSRFFVLAADDFARIMRDWFPMAVHLLEGLFFGNQTFQQVVSQRERLLALGSLSAGLTHELNNPAAAALRATSALRDRVAGMRHKLKVLAGGRLRQADLDTLIGVQERAVERIAKAQELSPMEAADQEDAVADWLDGHGIAGGWDLAPAFVQAGLDEEWLEQVAAAVETEMLESAVRWLNYTVETELLMNEIEDSTSRVSGLVNAARQYSQLDRAPFQVVDIHELLDSTLQMLAGKIGSEVTVVKEFDHTLPRIPAYPGELNQVWTNLIDNAVSAMDGVGTLTVRTSRDHGRLVVDFQDTGPGVPAEIRQRIFEPFFTTKPVGQGTGLGLDISWRIVVNKHHGDLDVESQPGNTRFRVRLPLTASNPDAEEAAE from the coding sequence GTGACCGCCTCGACGCTGCCGTGCAACCCGGAGGAACTGCGGTCGCTGTTCCTGTTCGAGCACCTGACACCCGAGCAGCTGGGCCGGCTGTGCGGCTCCGGCCGGATCGAGGCCGTGGAGGCCGGCCCGGTCTACGCCGAGGGCGAGGCCGCGGCCTGCTTCTACGTGCTGCTCGAAGGCACCGTCGTGACCTCGCGGCGGGTCGGCACCGATGACATCGAGGTCAACAGGACCTCGCAGCGGGGCGTCTACGCCGGGGCCTTCCAGGCGTATCTGGGCGACCAGGTCCCGCAGCTCTACACCAACTCGCTGCGGGTCACCGAGCCGTCCCGCTTCTTCGTCCTGGCCGCCGACGACTTCGCGCGGATCATGCGGGACTGGTTCCCGATGGCCGTGCACCTGCTCGAAGGGCTGTTCTTCGGCAACCAGACCTTCCAGCAGGTCGTCAGCCAGCGCGAGCGGCTGCTCGCGCTGGGCTCGCTGTCGGCGGGTCTGACGCACGAGCTGAACAACCCGGCCGCCGCCGCGCTGCGCGCCACCTCGGCGCTGCGCGACCGGGTGGCCGGCATGCGCCACAAGCTCAAGGTGCTGGCCGGCGGGCGTCTGCGGCAGGCCGACCTGGACACCCTCATCGGGGTGCAGGAGCGGGCCGTCGAGCGGATCGCCAAGGCGCAGGAGCTCAGCCCGATGGAGGCCGCCGACCAGGAGGACGCGGTCGCCGACTGGCTGGACGGCCACGGCATCGCCGGCGGCTGGGACCTCGCACCGGCCTTCGTCCAGGCGGGCCTGGACGAGGAGTGGCTGGAGCAGGTCGCGGCGGCGGTGGAGACCGAGATGCTGGAGAGCGCGGTGCGGTGGCTGAACTACACCGTCGAGACCGAGCTGCTGATGAACGAGATCGAGGACTCCACCTCCCGGGTGTCCGGCCTGGTCAACGCCGCGCGGCAGTATTCGCAGCTGGACCGCGCGCCCTTCCAGGTGGTCGACATCCACGAGCTGCTCGACAGCACCCTGCAGATGCTGGCCGGGAAGATCGGGTCCGAGGTGACGGTGGTCAAGGAGTTCGACCACACGCTGCCCCGCATCCCCGCCTACCCGGGCGAGCTGAACCAGGTGTGGACCAACCTGATCGACAACGCGGTGTCGGCGATGGACGGGGTGGGCACACTCACCGTGCGCACCTCGCGGGACCACGGCAGGCTGGTGGTGGACTTCCAGGACACCGGTCCCGGGGTCCCGGCGGAGATCCGGCAGCGGATCTTCGAGCCGTTCTTCACCACCAAGCCGGTGGGCCAGGGCACCGGGCTCGGGCTCGACATCTCCTGGCGGATCGTGGTCAACAAGCACCACGGCGATCTGGACGTCGAGTCGCAGCCGGGCAACACCCGATTCCGGGTCAGGCTGCCGCTCACCGCAAGCAACCCCGACGCCGAGGAGGCCGCCGAATGA
- a CDS encoding FAD-dependent oxidoreductase — MTASDSTRRAVLLTVDDDPGVSRAVARDLRRRYGERYRVVRAESGDSALDALRQMKLRGDLVAVILADYRMPQMNGIEFLEQAMDVYPGARRILLTAYADTGAAIDAINVVDLDHYLLKPWDPPEEKLYPVVDDLLESWLASDHRPVPETKVIGHRWSARSSKVREFLARNQVPYRWYLSDQSEGRRLLDAAGHDGMRLPLVIAPGGEVLVEPSDQDLAAQVGLATTPAEEFYDLVVIGAGPAGLGAAVYGASEGLNTVLVERTATGGQAGQSARIENYLGFPDGVSGAQLTDRARRQATRFGAELLTACEVTGLEVSGPARTVRFADGSSVSAQSIILTTGVAYRLLDVPGLAELTGRGIYYGSALTEAAGCEGQDVYIVGGANSAGQAAVYLSRGAKSVTLLVRGASLEASMSHYLIQQIAAIPTISVRTGTVVSGAHGEDHLESLTLRESASGAEEMVDAQRLFVFIGAAPRTDWLEGVVRRDGHGFVLTGPDLAGEGERPAGWEPDRPPYHLETSVPGVFAAGDVRSESAKRVASAVGEGAMAVMLVHRYLEGL, encoded by the coding sequence ATGACAGCATCGGACAGCACACGGCGGGCCGTGCTCCTGACCGTCGACGACGACCCGGGAGTCTCCCGCGCCGTCGCCCGCGACCTGCGGCGGCGGTACGGCGAGCGCTACCGGGTGGTGCGCGCCGAGTCCGGCGACTCGGCGCTCGACGCGCTGCGGCAGATGAAGCTGCGCGGCGACCTGGTCGCGGTGATCCTCGCGGACTACCGGATGCCGCAGATGAACGGCATCGAATTCCTCGAGCAGGCCATGGACGTCTATCCGGGCGCCCGGCGGATCCTGCTCACCGCCTACGCCGACACCGGTGCGGCGATCGACGCGATCAACGTGGTCGACCTGGACCACTACCTGCTCAAGCCGTGGGACCCGCCGGAGGAGAAGCTCTACCCGGTCGTCGACGACCTGCTGGAGAGCTGGCTGGCCTCCGACCACCGCCCGGTGCCGGAGACCAAGGTCATCGGTCACCGCTGGTCGGCCCGGTCGTCCAAGGTCAGGGAATTCCTGGCCCGCAACCAGGTCCCTTACCGCTGGTACCTGTCCGACCAGTCCGAGGGCCGGCGGCTGCTGGACGCCGCCGGGCACGACGGGATGCGGCTGCCGCTGGTGATCGCCCCCGGCGGCGAGGTGCTGGTCGAGCCGTCGGACCAGGATCTGGCCGCCCAGGTGGGTCTGGCGACCACCCCGGCGGAGGAGTTCTACGACCTGGTGGTGATCGGCGCGGGACCCGCCGGGCTCGGCGCGGCCGTCTACGGCGCCTCCGAGGGGCTGAACACCGTCCTGGTCGAGCGCACCGCGACCGGCGGCCAGGCCGGGCAGAGCGCCAGGATCGAGAACTACCTCGGCTTCCCCGACGGCGTCTCCGGCGCCCAGCTCACCGACCGGGCCCGCCGCCAGGCGACCCGTTTCGGCGCCGAGCTGCTCACCGCCTGCGAGGTCACCGGCCTGGAGGTCAGCGGCCCTGCCCGTACCGTACGGTTCGCCGACGGCAGCTCGGTCTCGGCGCAGAGCATCATCCTCACCACCGGGGTGGCCTACCGGCTGCTGGACGTGCCGGGGCTCGCCGAGCTGACCGGCCGCGGCATCTACTACGGCTCGGCGCTGACCGAGGCCGCGGGCTGCGAGGGCCAGGACGTCTACATCGTCGGCGGGGCGAATTCCGCCGGGCAGGCCGCGGTCTACCTGTCGCGGGGCGCCAAGTCGGTGACGCTGCTGGTACGCGGGGCGTCGCTGGAGGCGTCCATGTCGCACTACCTGATCCAGCAGATCGCCGCGATCCCCACCATCAGCGTCCGCACCGGCACGGTCGTCTCGGGCGCGCACGGCGAGGACCACCTGGAGAGCCTGACGCTGCGGGAGTCCGCGAGCGGCGCCGAGGAAATGGTCGACGCCCAGCGGTTGTTCGTGTTCATCGGGGCCGCGCCGCGAACCGACTGGCTGGAAGGCGTGGTCCGCAGGGACGGGCACGGCTTCGTGCTGACCGGGCCGGACCTGGCCGGCGAGGGCGAGCGCCCGGCCGGCTGGGAGCCCGACCGGCCGCCCTACCACCTGGAGACCAGCGTGCCCGGGGTCTTCGCGGCCGGCGACGTCCGCTCGGAGTCCGCCAAGCGGGTGGCGTCCGCGGTCGGCGAGGGCGCGATGGCCGTCATGCTCGTACACCGCTATCTGGAGGGGCTGTGA
- a CDS encoding SDR family NAD(P)-dependent oxidoreductase, which produces MTTPQTPQKPIGSGFGAHSTADDVLRGIDLSGKLALVTGGYSGIGLETTRALAKAGAHVVVPARRPETAADALAGIEGVEVEQLDLADLDSVRDFADRFLATGRDIDIVINSAGVMACPETRVGPGWEAQFATNHLGHYALVNRLWPAIERGGARVVAVSSGGHHNSPIRWDDIQFEHGYDKWQAYGQAKTANVLFARQLDALARDRGVRAFALHPGGILTPLQRHLPKAEMVERGWIDEDGKPLNPAGFKSTQEGAATQVWAATAPALDGLGGVYLEDCEIAEPGSADGTRSGVRDYAIDPDQASRLWSLSARLTGVDAFAA; this is translated from the coding sequence ATGACCACGCCACAGACACCACAGAAACCGATCGGCTCGGGCTTCGGCGCCCACAGCACCGCGGACGACGTGCTGCGCGGCATCGACCTGTCGGGAAAGCTCGCGCTCGTCACCGGCGGCTACTCCGGTATCGGCCTGGAGACCACCCGGGCACTGGCCAAGGCCGGCGCCCACGTGGTGGTGCCGGCCCGCCGCCCCGAGACCGCCGCCGATGCGCTCGCCGGTATCGAGGGCGTCGAGGTGGAGCAGCTGGACCTGGCCGACCTCGACAGCGTCCGCGACTTCGCCGACCGCTTCCTCGCCACCGGCCGCGACATCGACATCGTCATCAACAGCGCCGGCGTCATGGCCTGTCCCGAGACCCGGGTCGGACCCGGCTGGGAGGCGCAGTTCGCCACCAACCACCTCGGCCACTACGCCCTGGTCAACCGGCTCTGGCCGGCGATCGAGCGGGGCGGCGCCCGGGTGGTGGCGGTGTCCTCCGGCGGCCACCACAACTCGCCGATCCGCTGGGACGACATCCAGTTCGAGCACGGCTACGACAAGTGGCAGGCCTACGGGCAGGCCAAGACCGCCAATGTGCTCTTCGCCCGGCAGCTCGACGCGCTCGCCCGCGACCGTGGCGTACGCGCCTTCGCGCTGCACCCCGGCGGCATCCTCACCCCGCTCCAGCGGCACCTTCCCAAGGCCGAGATGGTCGAGCGCGGCTGGATCGACGAGGACGGCAAGCCGCTGAACCCGGCCGGCTTCAAGTCCACCCAGGAGGGCGCGGCCACCCAGGTCTGGGCGGCGACCGCGCCCGCGCTCGACGGCCTCGGCGGTGTCTACCTGGAGGACTGCGAGATCGCCGAGCCCGGCTCCGCCGACGGCACCCGCAGCGGAGTGCGCGACTACGCGATCGACCCCGACCAGGCGTCCCGCCTGTGGTCCCTGTCGGCGCGGCTCACCGGCGTCGACGCCTTCGCGGCCTGA
- a CDS encoding DMT family transporter — protein sequence MLVLCVIFALLGAASNATGTVLQRKAALTVPAKDALKVRLVMDLVKQPVWLLGICGVAGAALFQALALVTGPLALAQPVFILELPFALLIALPVLHRSLPTSGWYAVGCMVAGLVLALASAAPTGGSSQASMARWIPAVVACVAGTAVAVGLARHRPSGAVRAALLGSAAAVANALTAALLKSAADTFSDKGFGAFLATWQTYGFVVAGVTAVFLLENALQAGPIAASQPALTLGDATVSLLLGVAVYDEHIRTGWWLVPELAGIGLIISGTLYLSRAVPLTRELGN from the coding sequence CTGCTGGTGCTCTGCGTGATCTTCGCGCTCCTCGGGGCGGCGAGCAACGCGACCGGTACGGTGCTGCAGCGCAAGGCCGCGCTGACCGTGCCGGCCAAGGACGCGCTCAAGGTGCGGCTGGTGATGGACCTGGTCAAGCAGCCGGTGTGGCTGCTGGGCATCTGCGGCGTGGCGGGCGCGGCGCTCTTCCAGGCCCTGGCCCTGGTGACCGGCCCGCTGGCGCTGGCACAGCCCGTCTTCATCCTGGAGCTGCCCTTCGCGCTGCTGATCGCCCTCCCCGTGCTGCACCGCAGCCTGCCCACGTCGGGCTGGTACGCGGTCGGCTGCATGGTGGCGGGCCTGGTGCTCGCGCTGGCCAGCGCCGCGCCCACCGGGGGCTCCTCGCAGGCGTCGATGGCCCGCTGGATCCCGGCGGTGGTGGCCTGCGTCGCGGGGACCGCCGTCGCGGTCGGTCTGGCCAGGCACCGGCCGTCGGGCGCGGTACGGGCGGCGCTGCTCGGGTCGGCCGCCGCCGTGGCCAACGCGCTGACCGCCGCCTTGCTGAAGTCGGCCGCCGACACCTTCTCCGACAAGGGCTTCGGCGCCTTCCTGGCCACCTGGCAGACGTACGGCTTCGTGGTGGCCGGGGTGACGGCGGTCTTCCTGCTGGAGAACGCGCTGCAGGCCGGACCCATCGCGGCCTCGCAACCGGCGCTGACCCTCGGTGACGCGACCGTCAGCCTGCTGCTGGGCGTCGCCGTCTACGACGAGCACATCCGCACCGGCTGGTGGCTCGTGCCGGAGCTGGCCGGGATCGGGCTGATCATCAGCGGCACCCTCTACCTGTCCCGGGCGGTGCCGCTGACCCGCGAGCTGGGCAACTGA
- a CDS encoding CGNR zinc finger domain-containing protein — protein MARVDADRLADTAGELRAGFEAVAAGRLDDAGEALNALLPANGARPQLDRGPDGRRQVHFHGREDSFAVGWGAACATGLAMLLGGDLADRLGVCSAPACDRVYVDTSRSAARRFCSTACQNRTKAAAFRARHPR, from the coding sequence GTGGCCCGGGTCGACGCGGACCGGCTCGCGGACACCGCGGGCGAGCTGCGCGCGGGCTTCGAGGCCGTGGCGGCCGGCCGCCTCGACGACGCCGGCGAGGCGCTCAACGCCCTGCTGCCGGCGAACGGCGCCAGGCCCCAGCTGGACCGGGGGCCGGACGGCCGCCGGCAGGTCCACTTCCACGGCCGCGAGGACTCCTTCGCGGTGGGCTGGGGCGCCGCCTGCGCCACCGGCCTGGCCATGCTCCTCGGCGGCGACCTCGCCGACCGCCTCGGTGTCTGCTCGGCCCCGGCCTGCGACCGTGTCTACGTCGACACCTCGCGCAGCGCCGCCCGCCGGTTCTGCTCGACGGCCTGCCAGAACCGCACCAAGGCGGCCGCCTTCAGGGCGCGGCACCCTCGCTGA
- the gndA gene encoding NADP-dependent phosphogluconate dehydrogenase gives MASADQAAQNSKGPGGGTPPGKAQIGVTGLAVMGRNLARNLARHGYATAVHNRTAARTRALVEEFGSEGTFVPSESAEDFVASLERPRRIIVMVKAGDPTDAVISEFAPLLEPGDIIVDAGNAHFADTRRREKELRERGIHFVGAGVSGGEEGALHGPSIMPGGSAESYQALAPMLEAIAAKADDGSPCVTHIGPDGAGHFVKMVHNGIEYADMQLIAESYDLLRHALDLPPERIAEVFRGWNQGRLDSYLIEITAQVLAHTDADTGKPFVDIVLDQAEQKGTGRWTVQTALDLGVPVSGIAEAVFARAVSGHADLREAARGLPGPTPTVLDSAAYDRFAEDVEQALYASKIVAYAQGFHQIAAGSAEYGWDVDQGRVAAIWRAGCIIRAAFLDRIRAAFDARGDLPTLLIDEHFSEALLSAQSAWRRVVSTAAELGIPTPGFAAALAYYDSLRAERLPAALIQGQRDYFGAHTYLRADRPGTFHTLWATESRDEVTPS, from the coding sequence ATGGCCTCCGCAGACCAGGCGGCGCAGAACAGCAAGGGACCGGGTGGCGGGACGCCGCCCGGCAAGGCGCAGATCGGGGTGACCGGTCTCGCGGTGATGGGCCGCAACCTCGCCCGCAACCTGGCCAGGCACGGCTACGCCACCGCGGTCCACAACCGCACGGCGGCCCGCACCCGCGCGCTGGTCGAGGAGTTCGGGAGCGAGGGCACCTTCGTGCCGTCAGAGAGCGCCGAGGACTTCGTCGCGTCGCTGGAGCGGCCGCGGCGGATCATCGTCATGGTCAAGGCGGGCGATCCGACCGACGCGGTGATCTCGGAGTTCGCGCCGCTGCTGGAGCCCGGCGACATCATCGTGGACGCGGGCAACGCGCACTTCGCCGACACCCGGCGCAGGGAGAAGGAGCTGCGCGAGCGCGGCATCCACTTCGTCGGCGCCGGCGTGTCCGGCGGCGAGGAGGGGGCGCTGCACGGCCCGAGCATCATGCCGGGCGGCTCGGCGGAGTCCTACCAGGCCCTCGCGCCGATGCTGGAGGCCATCGCGGCCAAGGCCGACGACGGCTCGCCGTGCGTGACCCACATCGGCCCCGACGGCGCCGGGCACTTCGTCAAGATGGTGCACAACGGCATCGAATACGCCGACATGCAGCTCATCGCCGAGTCCTACGACCTGCTGCGGCACGCGCTCGACCTGCCGCCCGAGCGGATCGCGGAGGTCTTCCGCGGCTGGAACCAGGGGCGCCTCGACTCGTACCTGATCGAGATCACCGCGCAGGTGCTCGCGCACACCGACGCGGACACCGGCAAGCCGTTCGTGGACATCGTGCTCGACCAGGCCGAGCAGAAGGGCACCGGGCGCTGGACGGTGCAGACCGCGCTCGACCTCGGGGTGCCGGTCAGCGGCATCGCCGAGGCGGTCTTCGCGCGGGCCGTCTCCGGGCACGCCGACCTGCGGGAGGCCGCGCGCGGCCTGCCGGGCCCGACACCGACCGTGCTGGACAGCGCGGCCTACGACCGCTTCGCCGAGGACGTCGAGCAGGCGCTCTACGCGTCGAAGATCGTCGCCTACGCGCAGGGCTTCCACCAGATCGCGGCCGGCAGCGCCGAATACGGCTGGGATGTCGACCAGGGCCGCGTCGCGGCGATCTGGCGGGCCGGCTGCATCATCAGGGCCGCTTTCCTCGACCGCATCAGGGCGGCCTTCGACGCCAGGGGCGACCTGCCGACGCTGCTCATCGACGAGCACTTCAGCGAGGCGCTGCTGAGCGCGCAGAGCGCCTGGCGCCGCGTCGTCAGCACGGCGGCGGAGCTGGGCATCCCCACCCCGGGTTTCGCCGCCGCGCTCGCCTACTACGACAGCCTGCGCGCGGAGCGCCTGCCCGCCGCGCTCATCCAGGGCCAGCGCGACTACTTCGGCGCCCACACCTACCTCCGCGCCGACCGCCCCGGCACCTTCCACACGCTCTGGGCGACCGAGTCCCGCGACGAGGTCACCCCGTCCTGA
- a CDS encoding thioesterase family protein, whose product MTSEAFYRSLGGGRYESGPATAGPWSSEAQHAGPPSALVGRVMERHGARPGTRIARVTIDLPRPVPVGDLHVEVETIRAGGRTELLEGRITSGGRTVLLARAWRLVAAPDHTPALSPLAPVPPLPGPQPPQAMAGAHLDGYVSAMEWRFPPGAPGAAEPGFDTPGPGTAWARQRIPLVAGEEDTPLTRALTLADSSWAVGFELDHRGDLVINTDVTLVLHRDPVGEWMCLRSATAAAAGGSGLAQGELHDPAGECGRILQTLLIAAR is encoded by the coding sequence GTGACCAGTGAGGCGTTCTACCGGAGTCTGGGCGGCGGGCGGTACGAGAGCGGCCCGGCGACCGCGGGGCCGTGGAGTTCCGAGGCGCAGCACGCGGGCCCGCCGTCCGCGCTGGTCGGCCGGGTGATGGAACGCCACGGGGCCAGGCCAGGGACGCGGATCGCCCGGGTGACGATCGACCTGCCGCGCCCGGTGCCGGTCGGCGACCTCCACGTGGAGGTCGAGACGATACGCGCCGGCGGGCGCACCGAACTGCTCGAAGGACGGATCACCTCGGGCGGCAGGACGGTGCTGCTGGCCAGGGCGTGGCGTCTTGTGGCGGCCCCCGACCACACCCCGGCGCTGAGCCCGCTGGCGCCCGTACCGCCGCTGCCCGGTCCGCAGCCGCCGCAGGCGATGGCCGGGGCCCATCTGGACGGCTACGTGTCCGCGATGGAGTGGCGCTTCCCGCCGGGTGCGCCCGGTGCCGCCGAGCCGGGCTTCGACACTCCGGGGCCGGGCACGGCCTGGGCGCGGCAGCGGATCCCGCTGGTGGCGGGCGAGGAGGACACGCCGCTGACCCGGGCGCTGACTCTGGCGGACAGCAGCTGGGCGGTGGGCTTCGAGCTGGACCACCGCGGGGACCTCGTCATCAACACCGACGTGACGCTGGTGCTGCACCGCGACCCGGTCGGCGAGTGGATGTGCCTGCGGTCGGCGACCGCAGCGGCGGCGGGCGGCTCGGGCCTGGCGCAGGGCGAGCTGCACGATCCGGCGGGCGAGTGCGGGCGGATCCTGCAGACGCTGCTGATCGCCGCGCGCTGA
- a CDS encoding aldolase/citrate lyase family protein: protein MALTWLYAPGDRPDVVAKALRSGADVVLVDLEDAVGPDRKDYARAATAELLADPVAGPAAVHVRVNALDGPLFAADLAALAGLPGLGGLRLPKVCSPGDVARVVRMLREAGDVPGLYPLLESALGVENAFAIASADPAVEGIALGEADLRADLGLADEEALVWPRVRTVVAARAAGLAPPAQSVYPDVRDLPGLAASCRRGRSLGFLGRAAIHPRQLPVIERAYLPSAPEIAAARETVAAADASPGALALPDGRFVDPAVVAGAQRVLALAARAEATA from the coding sequence ATCGCCTTGACCTGGCTGTACGCGCCGGGCGACCGGCCCGACGTGGTGGCCAAGGCGCTGCGGTCCGGGGCGGACGTCGTGCTGGTCGACCTGGAGGACGCGGTCGGCCCCGACCGCAAGGACTACGCGAGGGCCGCGACCGCCGAGCTGCTCGCCGATCCGGTCGCGGGCCCGGCGGCGGTGCATGTCCGGGTGAACGCCCTGGACGGCCCGCTGTTCGCCGCTGACCTGGCGGCGCTCGCCGGGCTGCCGGGCCTCGGCGGGCTGCGGCTGCCGAAGGTCTGCTCGCCGGGGGACGTCGCCCGGGTGGTGCGGATGCTGCGCGAGGCAGGGGACGTACCCGGGCTGTATCCGCTGCTGGAGTCCGCGCTCGGGGTGGAGAACGCCTTCGCGATCGCGTCCGCCGACCCGGCCGTCGAGGGTATCGCGCTGGGCGAGGCCGACCTGCGGGCCGACCTGGGGCTCGCGGACGAGGAGGCGCTGGTGTGGCCCCGGGTCCGTACGGTGGTCGCGGCGCGGGCCGCGGGGCTCGCGCCGCCGGCCCAGTCGGTCTACCCCGACGTCCGCGACCTGCCGGGGCTCGCCGCGTCCTGCCGGCGCGGCCGCTCCCTGGGCTTCCTCGGCCGGGCCGCGATCCACCCGCGCCAGCTCCCGGTGATCGAGCGGGCGTATCTGCCGTCGGCGCCGGAGATCGCTGCGGCCCGGGAGACGGTGGCGGCGGCCGACGCGTCCCCGGGCGCGCTGGCGCTGCCCGACGGCCGCTTCGTCGACCCGGCGGTGGTGGCCGGCGCCCAGCGCGTCCTGGCGCTGGCCGCACGGGCGGAGGCGACCGCTTGA
- a CDS encoding CoA transferase, which produces MRVLDLATLFAGPGAATLLGDFGADVIKVEHPRKPDPSRGHGPGKNGVGLWWKHLGRNKRNVTVDLSTPGGRDVLLKLAASADVVIENFRPGTLEKWGLGWPELSAANPRLVLARVTAFGQFGPYADRPGFGTLAEAMSGFAATTGEPDGPPTLPPFGLADAVAGLATAYAVMAALAGRDRTGAGQVVDMAIIEPMLAVLGPQLLWYDQLGYVQPRMGNRSANNAPRNTYRTADGCWLAVSSSAQSVAERVLRLVGHPEFTDEPWFATGTGRAAHAEEIDKVVGDWIGRHDREEVVAAFESAQAAVAPVYDVRDVVADPQFRALGTVARVEDEDLGQLRMQNVLFRLSATPGAIRWTGRPHGADTAEVLAELGLTAPQIAALREEGAL; this is translated from the coding sequence ATGCGGGTGCTCGACCTGGCCACGCTCTTCGCCGGGCCCGGCGCCGCCACCCTGCTCGGCGACTTCGGTGCCGACGTGATCAAGGTCGAGCACCCGCGCAAGCCCGACCCGTCCCGCGGCCACGGCCCGGGGAAGAACGGCGTCGGCCTGTGGTGGAAGCACCTCGGCCGCAACAAGCGCAATGTCACCGTCGACCTGTCCACGCCCGGCGGGCGCGACGTGCTGCTCAAGCTGGCCGCGTCCGCCGACGTGGTCATCGAGAACTTCCGCCCCGGCACCCTGGAGAAGTGGGGCCTCGGCTGGCCGGAGCTGTCCGCCGCCAACCCGCGGCTGGTGCTGGCCCGGGTCACCGCCTTCGGACAGTTCGGGCCGTATGCCGACCGCCCGGGTTTCGGCACCCTCGCCGAGGCGATGAGCGGCTTCGCCGCGACGACCGGCGAGCCGGACGGGCCGCCGACGCTGCCGCCGTTCGGCCTGGCCGACGCGGTGGCGGGGCTGGCGACGGCCTACGCGGTGATGGCGGCGCTCGCCGGCCGCGACCGCACCGGCGCCGGGCAGGTGGTGGACATGGCGATCATCGAGCCGATGCTCGCGGTGCTCGGCCCGCAGCTGCTCTGGTACGACCAACTCGGCTACGTCCAGCCCAGGATGGGCAACCGCTCGGCCAACAACGCTCCCCGCAACACCTATCGCACCGCCGACGGCTGCTGGCTCGCGGTGTCGTCGTCGGCGCAGTCGGTGGCCGAGCGGGTGCTGCGGCTCGTCGGGCACCCGGAATTCACCGACGAGCCGTGGTTCGCGACCGGCACCGGGCGCGCGGCGCACGCCGAGGAGATCGACAAGGTGGTGGGCGACTGGATCGGCCGGCACGACCGGGAGGAGGTGGTGGCCGCCTTCGAGTCGGCGCAGGCCGCCGTCGCTCCGGTCTACGACGTGCGCGACGTGGTGGCCGACCCGCAGTTCCGCGCGCTGGGCACGGTGGCGCGGGTCGAGGACGAGGACCTGGGGCAGTTGCGGATGCAGAACGTGCTCTTCCGGCTGTCGGCCACCCCCGGTGCGATCCGCTGGACGGGCCGCCCGCACGGCGCCGACACCGCGGAGGTGCTGGCCGAACTCGGCCTGACCGCACCGCAGATCGCCGCGCTGCGCGAGGAGGGCGCGCTGTGA
- a CDS encoding ribokinase, whose product MTAPPPRPAGIAVLGSANMDLVAYVKVAPARGETVTGESFRTVAGGKGANQAIAAARAGGAVAMIGAVGDDDFGGRLRAALADAGVGTGQLRTAPGPSGIAQIVVDGEGHNAIVVVPGANGTVTALTPEDEAVIGAAGALLLQLELPLAGVLAGARSARAQGVRTVLTPAPAQPLPDELLAVTDLLVPNEHEAAALSGERDPRAAARALLDAVPEVVITLGAAGCLHAARGREPLAVPALAADVVDTTAAGDTFVGALAVALGEGRATADALGWATAASALSVERPGASSSMPDRAAIDARAAAAHPKP is encoded by the coding sequence ATGACAGCACCGCCCCCACGACCGGCCGGGATCGCGGTCCTGGGCAGCGCCAACATGGACCTGGTCGCCTATGTGAAGGTCGCGCCGGCCCGCGGGGAGACCGTGACCGGGGAGTCCTTCCGCACGGTCGCCGGCGGCAAGGGCGCCAACCAGGCCATCGCCGCCGCGCGGGCGGGCGGCGCCGTCGCGATGATCGGCGCGGTCGGCGACGACGACTTCGGCGGGCGGCTGCGTGCCGCGCTGGCGGACGCGGGCGTCGGCACCGGCCAGTTGCGTACCGCGCCGGGACCCAGCGGCATCGCGCAGATCGTGGTGGACGGCGAAGGGCACAACGCGATCGTGGTGGTGCCCGGCGCCAACGGCACGGTGACGGCACTGACACCGGAGGACGAGGCGGTGATCGGCGCCGCCGGTGCGCTGCTGCTGCAGCTCGAACTCCCGCTGGCGGGCGTGCTCGCCGGGGCGCGGTCGGCCAGGGCCCAGGGCGTGCGGACCGTCCTCACGCCCGCCCCCGCGCAGCCGCTGCCGGACGAACTGCTGGCTGTCACCGACCTGTTGGTGCCGAACGAGCACGAGGCCGCCGCGCTCAGCGGCGAGCGCGATCCGCGTGCGGCGGCCCGCGCGCTGCTCGACGCAGTGCCCGAGGTGGTGATCACGCTGGGCGCGGCGGGCTGCCTGCACGCGGCGCGCGGCCGGGAGCCGCTCGCCGTGCCCGCGCTCGCGGCGGACGTGGTGGACACCACCGCGGCGGGCGACACCTTCGTCGGGGCGCTGGCGGTGGCGCTCGGCGAGGGCCGGGCGACCGCCGACGCGCTCGGCTGGGCGACCGCCGCGTCGGCGCTGTCCGTGGAGCGCCCCGGTGCCTCCTCCTCGATGCCGGACCGCGCGGCCATCGACGCCCGCGCGGCCGCCGCGCACCCGAAACCGTAG